AATGACCTTTTGTATCGAAAAGAGCTACATCAAGCTTGGTTAAGATTAGCAAAAACAAATCCAATTCCTGAATTTACTGGAAAAGTTTGTCCTGCGCCATGCGAAGTGTCGTGTAATGAGTTTTTGAATGGTGAAGGCGTGACAATCAAGGACAATGAAGATTTTATTGTTGAATATGCTTTTGCGCATGGCTGGGTAGTTTCAGAAGGATTACCAGCACAGCGAACTGGTAAAAAAATTGCAGTAATCGGGTCTGGGCCTGCTGGGATTACAGCAGCTTGGCGATTGAATCAATTGGGTCATGAGGTTACTATTTTTGAAAAAGATGAACGCTTCGGTGGCCTTCTAATGTATGGTATTCCAAATATGAAATTAGAAAAGTGGGTTGTTGATCGTCGCTTTAAAGTCATGTCAGAAGTGGGTATAAAACTTAAAGCTAATACCACGGTTGGAAAAGATATTACTAAGGAGCAATTAGATTCAGATTTTGATAAAGTAATTATCGCTACTGGCGCATCAATTGCACGAGATATAAATGTGCCTGGCCGTAATTTACAAGGAATTGATTTTGCCTTACCTTTTTTAAATGCGGCAACTGAAAATGTATTAAAAAATGGAACAACGAAATTTGAAAGGTCCCTATCTAATAAGAAAGTGATTGTGATTGGATCTGGAGATACAGCAACAGACTGTATCGCAACAGCTGTTCGATTAGGTGCCGAACATGTGACACAATTTGATTATCATGCTCAAAAGCCAACAGATCGCACGACGCCATGGCCAGAATATCCCTGGCAAAAACAAATTACTTATGGACAGGCAGAGGCTATAGAAACAGTCAACCCTGAACTAATACCATATCAAACTCAGACAGTAGAGTTTTTGGGCAATGAATTTGGAGAAGCAATTGGTGTTCGTACTGTTTTAATTGATAGCAATAAAAAATTGATACCAAATTCTGAAAAAGAATATGAAGCTGATTTGATACTGATTGCAGTGGGATTTATTGGGCTCAATACTAAAATATTAAAGAACCTTGGTATTACTCAACTGAATGTGATGGGGATGACAAATCAAGAAAACTATATGGTGGCAGGAGATGCAAATACTGGTGCTAATTTAGTTATTACAGCCATTCATGATGCTCGTTTGGTGGCCGAAATGATTGACTCGAAGCTCCAGAGTTTCGCAGATAGTTTTTCGTTTGAAGTAAATTAGTAAAGTGGAAAAAATAACTTTCATGTTTAAGCATTGTTTGTATAAAAAACAGTGCTTTTTTGTTGGCATTTTTATACTAATTTAATTATTTTAAGTGAATAAAATGTATTGACAGGTCAGGTAAATTGCTGTAAAGTAATTAACTAAGGTAATTACTTTAGTTAATTAAAAAGAAAAAAGGAGGTACTGAATGTCAAATGAAGTACACATATAATTAGCAAAAATGGCTAACAAAATAGACATGTTTAGCTCACTCATAAAGCTGGCAAATAAACTAACTGATATGGATAAAATTTTATGACTCAAAAAAAAGTTGAGCAACGCGCATTCATGGTTGGCTTGGCGATGAACTTACTTATGGGAAGTTTAGGGCTTTTCGTCTATTACTTGACTCAAATTCAAGCGTTGTTTGTAGACACATATTTCACAATCATGACTTTGATTTCAGGAATAGCAGCAATTATGATTTCAAGGTTCAGTGTTAAAACAAGTAAACGTTTTCCACAGGGACATTTTATGTTTGAGCCAATGTATGCGGCTTTTAAATCATCGATGACACTGATTCTATTGACTACTTCTACTATACAAGTTAGTCAGAAGGCATATCAGTACTTTGTTTACCATAAAGGAGAACTCTTAGATTTAACACCAATCATTCCGTATGAAATTGTCATGGTTATATTATGCTTAACAATTTCTCTATTTTACAGTCGTCAAAACCGTAAAATAGGAGGCGCAAGCACGATGTTATCCGCGGAGTCAAAAAGTACGCGCATAGATTCAATCATGTGTGGGGGCATAGGATTAGCAGCGTTCTTGGTGTTATTAATTCCAAAAAATTCTAGCTTGGGATTTTTATTATATACTGGTGATTTTTTTGTAACAGTGTTACTTGTTCTATTTTCAATTACAACACCAGTTAAAGTATTGAAAAATGCATTTATTGAAATTTGCGGGGGACGCTTGATTGATGAAAAGATTCAAAATGAATTTGAAGTTTGTCTAGCAAAGCATTTAGGACGTGACATTAAAATGAATGAATGCCATATTTACAAAACAGGGATGTATTTTTCCATAAAAGTAATGATTGATGATACAAGTGAAAAAATAAATGCAGCACTATTGCGAGATAAAAAAAGTCGGATTTTAGAAGAACTCCAAACATATTATGAATTTGTACATTTAGAATTTGTTTATGTTTAATGAAACGGGGAAGAAAAAATGAAAATAAATGTTTATAACGAATACGGTCCATTAAAAGAAGTCATTATTGGGGATGCAACAAAGTTGTTTTTTCCAGACACGCATGAAATTGAACAAGAAGAGCATACAGCAAAATGGAAGCAATTTGTTACAAAGCATATTTATACAGTTTTGCGTGGCAAAAAAGTACCAAATTTTATTGCTAAAAAATTTCAAAATGAATTAGCGGAATTTAAAAAAATTCTAGAATCAAATGGTGTTAAAGTACATACTGTTGATGCAGTAACGCCGACGAAACAGGATCCTTATGGTATGGGACAAATGTATGCCCGAGATAGTACAATGAGTGTTGGTGAACATTTAATTGAGGGTAATGTTCAAATTGAGATGCGAAAAATTGAACGCCGTGGCTATCAAAGAATTGTTGAAGCTATTAAAAAGAACAATCAAGTTCACACGTTAAATCAGAAAGACAAAATATATCTTGAGGGTGGCGATGTAATCGTCAATTATCCAAATGTATTTGTTGGTATTGGTAAGTATGCAAGTAATATGGCTGGTGTGAAATGGTTACAAAGTATTTTAGACAAGGATTTTGAAAATAATATTGTTGATCAACCATGGAAAGTTATTCCTGTGTATTTAAATGATGATGCCATTCTACACTTAGATTGTTGTATGACGATTATTGGTCCCAAAACAGCAATAATTCACAAGCCTGTATTAAAGGATTTACCAAACGAACTTAAAGATTATAAGTTTATTGATATAGACGCCAAAACTCGAAAAGAAATGGGTGGCAACGTCTTGGTGATTGGGCCTAAAAAAGTTATTGTACAAAAGAGACATACAGCTTTGCAAGAAGCTTTGAAACGAGAAGGTTATACCGTTATTCCTATTGTATTTACTTGGCATTCACTACTAGATGGTGCCTTGAGATGCGCTTCTTGTCCATTAGTCAGAGAAAAATTATAAACAAAAAAGACTGCTTTAGGCGGTCTTTTTTGTTTATAATTTTTATGGATTCAAGCATCTAGGAATTATTTTTTGATTGACATTGTAGAATTCTAATGATAAATTAACAGTGTTAAATAATTTAATCTTCGGGGCAGGGTGTAATTCCCGACCGACGGTGATGGCTTATGGCCTTAGTCCGTGACCTACGATATTTTCGTGGTTGACACAGTGAAATTCTGTGACCGACAGTTAGAGTCTGGATGGGAGAAGATTTAAAATAGTTTAGGCAAAGCCGCTTTGGCTGTGTCTAGGTTTTTTTGAATTAATCTAAACTACTATAAACCCGATGTGTATTTTTAACGCATCGGTTTTTTTGTCCTGAAAAATTCAGGAGGTAAGCTATGAATGATTTAACATGGATGAATTTGGCTGCGCATGAAGCAGCCAGGGGATTACCCTACAAAACTTTTGAAAACCCTAGAGTCGGTGCGGTTCTTGTCAAAAAGAATAAGATTATTGCCACTGGATATCACGCAGAATTTGGAAAAGAGCATGCGGAAATCAATGCCTTTAACCACGTAAAAGATAAGAACCAGGTTTTAGGAGCAACACTTTATGTTACATTAGAACCTTGTGCTTCGCGTGGGAAGGTTGGGTCTTGTGCAGAAACGATTAAAGGATGGGGATTGCATCGTGTTGTGATTGGTAAAAAGGATCCTAATCCTACAAATAATAGTAAAGGTATTAAAATTTTAAAAGCAGCTGGGCTCATTGTAGATGTTTTAAATACGACAGAATATCAACTTATTAATCCGGCTTTCGATTTTTTTTTCAACAAGCAATTACCCTATGTTCAGTTAAAATTAGTAACGTCTCAAAATGGACTTGTTACTAAAATAGTTGGAGAACAGACGAAACTAACAGATTATTTAGCAGATGTTGATGTTCATAAAGAACGTGCATCTAAGAGTGCAATTATGATAGGCAGCGAAACAATGCTGATCGATCACCCTAAATTAACAGTTAGATATATTGACATTAATCACAGACAACCAATGAAAATAGTGATTGATCGACGTGGACGTTTAAGAGATACAGATTTTAATTTCTCGGATAATTGGTTAATATATACCGAAAATATAAATTTTGCAAACCAATGCGCCTATGCCAAATTAGTATCTGACGGGCTAAAAGGCGTATTAATAGATTTAGCTAAACAGCATATTCAATCTGTGATGGTTGAAGGCGGGCCAAGCTTGATTTATTCATTTTTGAAACAAAATTTATGGCAAGAAATGTTGATTTATACCACAAATAAAATATTACCTGAGGGCGGACTAAAAGGAATATCTTTCAATCAAAAACCACAAAAGCAGCTGTATGTTGGTAATGCTGTCAAAAAAATATATGTAAACAATCAAGGGAGAGTGTAAATATGTTTACAGGCATTACACAAGAAGTTGGCCATTTGATAAGCCTCCATCATCGTAATGATAAAGAAATGCGCTTAAAAATTGCTGCATCCGAAGACTATTTTTCTGATAGCAGAGTAGGCGATAGCATTATGGTTGATGGTATTTGTTTAACAATTAATCGGCTAGAATCAAATTTTGCTGAATTCGACATTATGGTACCGACTTTTGAAACGACCATTGTTAAATTTTATCATGTTGGGCAAAAAGTAAACTTGGAGAAAGCACTTTTAGTTTCCAACCGATTTGATGGTCATTTTGTTTTGGGTCATGTAGATCAGACGGCTGAAGTAGTCAAGAAAGAGTACAGTGAAGAAACCACATTGTTAACTTTTAAATTAGCAGACTATCAGCTAATAAATCAGATTGTCAATAAAGGTTCAGTTACTATATCAGGTGTGAGCCTGACTATTGTTCAAACAAAAGACGATGTATTTCAAGTCGGTCTAATACCACTCACATTAACCAAAACAACTTTGGGATTATTATGTGAACATGATTTGGTCAATGTTGAAACCGATATTTTGGCGAAATATTTAATGAAAGGAAAATAATAATGACAAGTAGTACAGAAAAAATTAAAACAGCAGTTAAAGAGCTGAAAAAAGGTAAGCTGATTATTTTGAGCGATGACAAAAATAGAGAACATGAAGGAGACTTGGTCGGTTTAGCATCATTTGCGACGGCAGCTACAGTCAATGAAGCCCTTTCAATTGCAAGGGGCGTTCTAGCTGTGCCAATGACTAAATCTCGTGCTGATGAACTCGGGTTAGATCAAATGACGACGCATAATTCTGAAAAATTTGGAACAAAGTTCACTGTGAGTGTTGATCATATTGACAGCACGACGGGTGTTTCTGCGTATGAACGTGCTGCCACAATCAAAAATTTGGCTAATTTAAGTACAACATCCGCTGACTTTGAGACGCCAGGTCATATTTTTCCATTAGTCGCTGAAGATGGTGGCGTACTGACACGACAGGGACATACTGAGGGAGCTGTTGAGTTAGCTAAAATAGCTGGTGTGCCACCCGTGGCGTATATAATAGAAGTTTTGGCACAAGACGGAACAATGGCCCGAGAAAAAGAACTTAAAGAATTAGCGCAAAAACACGATATATTTCAATTATCAATGCAGGATCTAATTAATTATCGAGAGAATCAAAAACTAGCAGGCATTGATGAGGGGGCAACGGTATATTTACCAACTCAATATGGTGATTTTCATTTGACGGAGTTCAGCGTGAATGATGAAGAAAAATCGGACTTGCTCATTCAAAGCAGTCGTAGTTTTGATCAAATTCCCTTAGTTCGCTTACACTCCGAGTGCTTAACCGGCGAAATATTTAGTTCAAAACGTTGCGAATGCGGTCCTCAATTGAGAGAAACGCTCAAAATAATAAATAAGCAGGGTGGAGCTCTTGTTTATCTTCGTCAAGAAGGTCGTGGTATTGGACTCCATGAAAAACTAAAAAGTTATGTGTTGCAAGAAAATAAGTTTGATACGTATGATGCGAATGTTCACTTAGGGCATCTACCGGATGAACGGGACTATAAAAAGGCTGCCGAAATTCTGAAAATATCAGGATTAACGAAAATTCGCTTATTAACAAATAATCCGGATAAAGTGCAGTCGTTAATTGAGGAAGGTATTGAGGTTACTGAACAGGTACCCTTAATTACAGGCATTAATGACACGAATAAACAATACATGCAAACCAAAAAGAAAAAATTCAATCACAAGCTGTGATTGACATTAAGCAGGTAAATAAAATTGATTTATAAAGCTAAATTAATTGATCTAAAAAGTAAAAAAATTGCAATTGTTGTCAGTAAGTTTAATGATTTAATTGTTAAGCAACTCCTTGCTGGCGCGCAAGAATCTCTAGAAATGCATGGTATTGATACGGGTAATATTGATATTATTTGGGTGCCAGGAGCTTTGGAAATTCCAATGGTTGCCAAAAAAATAGCACAGGATCAAAAATATGATGGTATTGTAACACTTGGTGCTGTAATAAAAGGAGATACAGCTCATTATGACCTTGTCATTAATGGTGTTGCTAACGGTGTTTCTCAAATAAGTTTAAGTACCGATGTGCCAATTGTTTTTGGTGTGTTGACTACGGATACGTTAGAGCAAGCACAGCAACGGTCAGGGGCGAAATCAGGAAACAAAGGGGCCGAAGTTGCACTCAGCTTGTTGGAGCTTATTAATATCTTTGATCAAATAAAATCCATTTGATAAGCGTTTCTCATATTGCTGATATTGTTTTCATTTTCTATTCTTTTTTGTTTGCCTATAATACAGCGTTTGTTTAGTTATGTTACAATGGAAGTATCATACTAATTAGATAAGAATAATCATTTTTATTCTTCTTTTATCATAATCTCATATATTATGAGAGAATAAATTTTGACAGCGAAGAGCGTAACTTAGTTACGTGGAGACATACAATGACTAATTTAAGATGGAAATGATTCATTTTTATCTATAAAGCGCAGTGATCAATCAAGTGAGTGTTAGGGACTCCGTTTGAATTGATCATTATTGTTGCGCTTGTTCTTGAATAGTATGCAACTGCCAACATGAACACGCTGGGAAAAACGTGTCGTGGCCACATTTCATCATGTGGTTTTATAATCTTTCCATAAGCAGTAAACAAAAAGGAGGACACTAAATGGAAGCATTCCGAAGAGGTGTTAAGGAAACAATCACAGCGCACCACGTTGATATGGGGAAAGGCTTAGATGCTGAGCAAGTTTCTAAAAATCGTGAAAAATACGGTGCCAACGTTTTTGTAGCTGAAAAAAAAGTTTCATTGTTGAAAAAAATCTTAATCAGCCTAAATGATGTTGCTACAATCATTTTGCTAATTGCGGCGGTTATTTCGTTTGTTGCTACGTACTTAGAAAATACGGGGAACTATTTTGAAAGTCTCTTAATTATTGGTATTGTCGTTATTAATTCGGTCTTATCAATTGTTCAGGAAGGAAAAGCTGAGGATTCATTAGAAGCCTTGCAAAACCTCAATCGAACGCAAGTTAAAGTTTTACGTGATGGACAGATAGACCAAATTGACGCGGATGATGTTGTTCTTGGGGATGTATTGGTTGTCGAAAATGGTAGCGCAATCGCCGCTGATGCCCGTTTAATTGAGGCTATTGAGCTTCAAGCTGAAGAGTCTGCTTTAACAGGTGAAAGTTTGCCGGTTGAAAAGAATGCAGATGCTACGTTTAAACCGGACGATGAAGTTGGCCTTGGAGAACGAATTACGATGGTATATCGTGGGACGACGATTGTTAACGGGCATGGACGAGCAATTGTTACAGCCGTTGGTATGCAGACTGAAATGGGTAAAATTGCCAGTCTACTTAGTAATGAGTCAAAAATTCCACTAACACCATTGCAAAGACGTTTAGTTCAATTAGGAAAAAACATTTCTTGGGTAGCTATAGGTGCCGCAGTGGTTGTGCTTGGGCTAGGTATTTATCAGGGTATGGATTTGAAGCACATCTTTTTGACAGCAATTTCGCTGGCCGTTGCGGTTGTTCCAGAAACATTAGCAGTAATTGTTACAATGACATTGGCGCTTGGCGTCCAACGAATCGCACAAAAGCATGCGATTATTCGACGGCTGCCAGCAGTAGAAACCTTGGGCACAACGAACGTCATTGCTTCCGATAAAACGGGGACATTAACACAAAACAAGATGACTGTTCGAAAGGTGTGGCAAGAGGAACAGGATCATTTGACCGATATTTCAGATGGCTTGGACGATGCTACTAAGGAAGTGTTATTTTTGGCAGCCATATCAACCAATGTTTCTGTTAAAACTGTTGAGGGACAGACTGTTTATGATGGTCTACCGACAGAAGTAGCGTTAGTAAGGGCTATTAATGAAGAAGCGACACGGGAAGAGTTGTTAGAAAAGTATCCGCTAGTAGAACAAATACCGTTTAATTCGACGAAAAAAAGAATGACTACCGTTCATAAGCAACCAGAAGGTGGCTACATTGCGATTACCAAAGGCGCATTTGATGTTTTGCTTCCAATGATTAAGCATGGGAATCGTGATAAAGCTGAAAGTGTTAACAAAACTTTTGGTGGACAGGCATTACGCGTTTTGACGATCGCTAAAAGAACATTTGATGTTATGCCGGAAGTGCCAACACAAGAATTTTATGAACAAGATTTGACATTGGTTGGGCTAGTTGGTATTATTGATCCGCCACGACCAGAATCGGCACCAGCGGTTGAAAAGGCTCGTCTTGCAGGTGTTAGAACAATTATGATCACCGGAGATCACGTTGAAACAGCTAGTGCAATTGCGCGTGAAATTGGCATTTTACGTACTGGAGATCAAACAATTACAGGTTCAGAATTAGCTAAATTATCAGACAAAGAGCTCGATGATAATGTTCAGCAGTATAGCGTGTATGCCCGTGTGACACCAACGGATAAAATTAGAATTATTAAATCATGGCAACGTCAAGATGCAACCATTGCGATGACTGGAGATGGTGTCAACGATGCTCCCGCATTAAAAGCAGCGGATGTCGGTATTTCGATGGGTGAGACAGGGACAGATGTTGCCCGTGAAGCTTCGGACATCATTTTGACAGACGATAATTTTGCGACGATTATTAATGCTATTTCTGAAGGACGTGGTGTTTATGTTAAAGTTCGAAAGACAATTAATTTCTTATTAAGTGCCAATATATCAGAGCTGTTAGTGATCTTGATAGCCATGTTGCTAGGATGGGGTTCACCACTGTTGCCCGTACACCTGTTGTTCATTAACTTGGTATCAGATGGTTTGCCAGGATTTGCTCTTAGTCGTGAGCCAATGTTAACCAACGTCATGAACGAACCGCCGATGCCTAAAAACACAAAGTTATTCGCACAAGGGCTAGGTCGTCAAATTGGCTTAAATGCTGCTTTGTTTGCGATTGTTACCTTGGTAGCCATCTGGGTTGGACAAAATGTTGTCTTTGGTGGTTTGCAAGCTAACGAGCAAATTGGTCAAACAATGGCTTTCACCATTCTGTCATTGACTTCTATATTCCACGTGTTCAATATTCGTTCAGAAAAGACGCTTTTTGCTATTAGTTATCGTGCTAATCCTTCTTTAGTTAACATGGCAATTTTAGCGACCGTAATTACCTTAGTGATCACGTTAATGCCATTTACACAGACGTTATTTGGTTTAACCGCGCTTTCATTAGGACACTGGATTGTGATTATAGTTCTTTCTTTAGCACCTACAATCGTTATTGAGTTGTTAAAGTATGTACGCCCAACATTGTTTAAAGTATAAAGCATAAAAAACCTTGTCATTTTGTTGGCAAGGTTTTTTTAATGCTTTATATAATAAATTTAGTTATTATTTTCAGATAAAACAAAATTAGTAAATGTAGATTTAAATCCATCTCCTTGGGGACTGCATCCATAGACACCTATGCTGATTTTTGTGATAGGTTCATCATAATTGAGGTTAAAAATTCGAAGCTGAAAATAGTTTTCTCCATCATATGAGGCTTCAACAATAAAATCATTTTCTTGACGATTAATTCTATAATAAATTTCGTTTATTTTTGAAGAAATATCAGTTGTTGCCCAATCAGAATAGCCTGACTTAGTTACAACGCCACCTAATCGTTGGAAAGATGTGTTTTCAAATTCACTAGAAAACTTTGCCCAATTATCATTATCAATATAGACGATAATACCACATTGATCGTATAAAAAATTACTTTGGAAGGCTGTTTTAACTGAAAATGTAAAATTTTTAGATGTTACTGATTCCATGAACATCGGTGCATTTGTCACACTAAACCCGTAGTGAGTTCTTTGCCATAAATCTGTGCCATTTTCTGTAATCAGTTCAAGTTGATTATTTGATGAGATTGTAAACTTTTTAGGTTCATTGACCCATGTGAAATTTTTGAGCATTTAAATTGTTTCTCCTTACATCATTTGATGAGCTTACAGTTGATTGTTTGTTTTCTTCTGAAAAAATAGCTGATAAATCAAAATAATCACTGTAAGAATAATTAACAACCAAAATATTGTTAAGAAAGGTCCTGCTTGAGTTGTTAAAGAATTAAGTTTACCTAATTCACTTAGAAAAAATGGAGTTGAGAATGATCCCAAATTGGCACCAATCAAAAGCGTTGAGTTGGCTAATGTCTCGGAACCTTCTGGTGCGATAACATTAACCAATGAGAAGATATAAGATCCAACGAGAGGGTAAGATATACCACAAATAATTGCGCCAATAGTTGCGCCCAAAACACTGTGATAAGAAACAATGACAAGAGAACCAATGGCCATAAATATAATGCCTATAGGTAAAACAAATTTCTTGACAAAGCCATAAACGCGCCCAAAAAATATACCAGTAATCATGCCCATGAGGGTGTTGACTGAAATAATTAAACTGGAAACGGCTCCGGTTTTCGAGAGATCCGTCACAACAATGTTTGGGATTTGAATAACAACAGAAGTAGAACATGCAACCATTAAGGCAAGTAATAAAGTCATGATAATAACTGAAACATTAATTCGCTGTTTTTTATCACTGTTAGTTTCTGGGATGGGCGGTTCAGGTACAACTTTTAAGAAGAAAGCTAACAATGGAAAAGCCAGAAGGTAGATTAGAAAGGATGCGTGCCAATTAATAAGGACTAGCATACCAACTATTATGTTAAGAATTGACACACCAATTTGTTCTGTAGCAGAACGAAAACCTAACATTTCTGATCGAGTTGGATCTTCGTAAAACAAATCTATAATTGTGATAGCCAATGAATTGAATAAACCAATGCCACAGCCTACAATTAATCTAGAAATCAGTATTAATGAAAAATTGTGAGAAAAAAGAGGAAAAACACCGGCTACTCCTGTTAAAATTAAACCAATTGAAATGGTCTTTTTGATACCAATTTTTTTAGATATAATACCAGACAATAGTAGAGTCACCATGACTGAAAACTGTTGTATGGTTGCAATCATATCAATTTTTGCAACAGAAATATTTGGAAAACTTTTTGCCATTTCAGGTAAAGCAGATGAAATGGCTGTACCTGTTGTGATCATGATAGAGACTGATAAGATAGCTAGGATAAAAATTTTTGAGTGAGGGTTCTTCTGACTCAACTACAACACCTTCTTTTTGTCAAAATTATTGGAAGTTTAGTACGTTTTGATTACTTCTCGAAAAGATAAGCTTTACTTTCATATGGTCGTAATTTTGTGTCCAAATCATCCGCGTAATTATTAATTAACAGTTTAGTTGCTTCGGACTGTTGATAGTTACGTTCAACGGTTGCGTCGGTGAAATTACTCAAAACAAGTAGTGTCTTTCCTTCATAATGACGGCGGTAAGCGTAAACTTGAGTGTCTTCTGAATCAATAGGTTCAAATGTTCCGTACCTTATAAGTTCTGAATCATGGCGAAGTTGAATTAACTTTTGATAGTG
The Leuconostoc suionicum genome window above contains:
- the ribH gene encoding 6,7-dimethyl-8-ribityllumazine synthase, giving the protein MIYKAKLIDLKSKKIAIVVSKFNDLIVKQLLAGAQESLEMHGIDTGNIDIIWVPGALEIPMVAKKIAQDQKYDGIVTLGAVIKGDTAHYDLVINGVANGVSQISLSTDVPIVFGVLTTDTLEQAQQRSGAKSGNKGAEVALSLLELINIFDQIKSI
- a CDS encoding cation transporter encodes the protein MTQKKVEQRAFMVGLAMNLLMGSLGLFVYYLTQIQALFVDTYFTIMTLISGIAAIMISRFSVKTSKRFPQGHFMFEPMYAAFKSSMTLILLTTSTIQVSQKAYQYFVYHKGELLDLTPIIPYEIVMVILCLTISLFYSRQNRKIGGASTMLSAESKSTRIDSIMCGGIGLAAFLVLLIPKNSSLGFLLYTGDFFVTVLLVLFSITTPVKVLKNAFIEICGGRLIDEKIQNEFEVCLAKHLGRDIKMNECHIYKTGMYFSIKVMIDDTSEKINAALLRDKKSRILEELQTYYEFVHLEFVYV
- a CDS encoding glutamate synthase subunit beta yields the protein MADPFGFLKYERVDNPYREINERIKDFNYLEEPLKFDKRAEQAARCMNCGVPYCHIGALYGDKSKQISGCPNDNLIPEWNDLLYRKELHQAWLRLAKTNPIPEFTGKVCPAPCEVSCNEFLNGEGVTIKDNEDFIVEYAFAHGWVVSEGLPAQRTGKKIAVIGSGPAGITAAWRLNQLGHEVTIFEKDERFGGLLMYGIPNMKLEKWVVDRRFKVMSEVGIKLKANTTVGKDITKEQLDSDFDKVIIATGASIARDINVPGRNLQGIDFALPFLNAATENVLKNGTTKFERSLSNKKVIVIGSGDTATDCIATAVRLGAEHVTQFDYHAQKPTDRTTPWPEYPWQKQITYGQAEAIETVNPELIPYQTQTVEFLGNEFGEAIGVRTVLIDSNKKLIPNSEKEYEADLILIAVGFIGLNTKILKNLGITQLNVMGMTNQENYMVAGDANTGANLVITAIHDARLVAEMIDSKLQSFADSFSFEVN
- the ribB gene encoding 3,4-dihydroxy-2-butanone-4-phosphate synthase, giving the protein MTSSTEKIKTAVKELKKGKLIILSDDKNREHEGDLVGLASFATAATVNEALSIARGVLAVPMTKSRADELGLDQMTTHNSEKFGTKFTVSVDHIDSTTGVSAYERAATIKNLANLSTTSADFETPGHIFPLVAEDGGVLTRQGHTEGAVELAKIAGVPPVAYIIEVLAQDGTMAREKELKELAQKHDIFQLSMQDLINYRENQKLAGIDEGATVYLPTQYGDFHLTEFSVNDEEKSDLLIQSSRSFDQIPLVRLHSECLTGEIFSSKRCECGPQLRETLKIINKQGGALVYLRQEGRGIGLHEKLKSYVLQENKFDTYDANVHLGHLPDERDYKKAAEILKISGLTKIRLLTNNPDKVQSLIEEGIEVTEQVPLITGINDTNKQYMQTKKKKFNHKL
- a CDS encoding dimethylarginine dimethylaminohydrolase family protein produces the protein MKINVYNEYGPLKEVIIGDATKLFFPDTHEIEQEEHTAKWKQFVTKHIYTVLRGKKVPNFIAKKFQNELAEFKKILESNGVKVHTVDAVTPTKQDPYGMGQMYARDSTMSVGEHLIEGNVQIEMRKIERRGYQRIVEAIKKNNQVHTLNQKDKIYLEGGDVIVNYPNVFVGIGKYASNMAGVKWLQSILDKDFENNIVDQPWKVIPVYLNDDAILHLDCCMTIIGPKTAIIHKPVLKDLPNELKDYKFIDIDAKTRKEMGGNVLVIGPKKVIVQKRHTALQEALKREGYTVIPIVFTWHSLLDGALRCASCPLVREKL
- a CDS encoding riboflavin synthase: MFTGITQEVGHLISLHHRNDKEMRLKIAASEDYFSDSRVGDSIMVDGICLTINRLESNFAEFDIMVPTFETTIVKFYHVGQKVNLEKALLVSNRFDGHFVLGHVDQTAEVVKKEYSEETTLLTFKLADYQLINQIVNKGSVTISGVSLTIVQTKDDVFQVGLIPLTLTKTTLGLLCEHDLVNVETDILAKYLMKGK
- the ribD gene encoding bifunctional diaminohydroxyphosphoribosylaminopyrimidine deaminase/5-amino-6-(5-phosphoribosylamino)uracil reductase RibD, whose translation is MNDLTWMNLAAHEAARGLPYKTFENPRVGAVLVKKNKIIATGYHAEFGKEHAEINAFNHVKDKNQVLGATLYVTLEPCASRGKVGSCAETIKGWGLHRVVIGKKDPNPTNNSKGIKILKAAGLIVDVLNTTEYQLINPAFDFFFNKQLPYVQLKLVTSQNGLVTKIVGEQTKLTDYLADVDVHKERASKSAIMIGSETMLIDHPKLTVRYIDINHRQPMKIVIDRRGRLRDTDFNFSDNWLIYTENINFANQCAYAKLVSDGLKGVLIDLAKQHIQSVMVEGGPSLIYSFLKQNLWQEMLIYTTNKILPEGGLKGISFNQKPQKQLYVGNAVKKIYVNNQGRV
- a CDS encoding cation-translocating P-type ATPase, translated to MEAFRRGVKETITAHHVDMGKGLDAEQVSKNREKYGANVFVAEKKVSLLKKILISLNDVATIILLIAAVISFVATYLENTGNYFESLLIIGIVVINSVLSIVQEGKAEDSLEALQNLNRTQVKVLRDGQIDQIDADDVVLGDVLVVENGSAIAADARLIEAIELQAEESALTGESLPVEKNADATFKPDDEVGLGERITMVYRGTTIVNGHGRAIVTAVGMQTEMGKIASLLSNESKIPLTPLQRRLVQLGKNISWVAIGAAVVVLGLGIYQGMDLKHIFLTAISLAVAVVPETLAVIVTMTLALGVQRIAQKHAIIRRLPAVETLGTTNVIASDKTGTLTQNKMTVRKVWQEEQDHLTDISDGLDDATKEVLFLAAISTNVSVKTVEGQTVYDGLPTEVALVRAINEEATREELLEKYPLVEQIPFNSTKKRMTTVHKQPEGGYIAITKGAFDVLLPMIKHGNRDKAESVNKTFGGQALRVLTIAKRTFDVMPEVPTQEFYEQDLTLVGLVGIIDPPRPESAPAVEKARLAGVRTIMITGDHVETASAIAREIGILRTGDQTITGSELAKLSDKELDDNVQQYSVYARVTPTDKIRIIKSWQRQDATIAMTGDGVNDAPALKAADVGISMGETGTDVAREASDIILTDDNFATIINAISEGRGVYVKVRKTINFLLSANISELLVILIAMLLGWGSPLLPVHLLFINLVSDGLPGFALSREPMLTNVMNEPPMPKNTKLFAQGLGRQIGLNAALFAIVTLVAIWVGQNVVFGGLQANEQIGQTMAFTILSLTSIFHVFNIRSEKTLFAISYRANPSLVNMAILATVITLVITLMPFTQTLFGLTALSLGHWIVIIVLSLAPTIVIELLKYVRPTLFKV